A window of Equus caballus isolate H_3958 breed thoroughbred chromosome 10, TB-T2T, whole genome shotgun sequence contains these coding sequences:
- the WDR62 gene encoding WD repeat-containing protein 62 isoform X9: MAAIGPGGFARNDAVEKLPSVMAGVSARRSQSSPPPAPPVCLRRRTRPLAAPEDTMQNRVSLEKVLGITAQNSNGLTCDPGTGHVAYLAGCVVVILNPKENKQQHIFNTARKSLSALAFSPDGKYIVTGENGHRPAVRIWDVDEKSQVAEMLGHKYGVACVAFSPNMKHIVSMGYQHDMVLNVWDWKKGILVASNKVSCRVIALSFSEDSSYFVTVGNRHVRFWFLEVSTEAKVTGTVPLVGRSGILGELHNNVFCGVACGRGRMAGNAFCVSYSGLLCQFNEKRVLEKWINLKVSLSSCLCVSQELIFCGCTDGIVRIFQAHSLHYLANLPKPHYLGVDVAQGLEPSFLFHRKAEAVYPDTVALTFDPIHQWLSCVYKDHSIYIWDVKDINKVGKMWSELFHSSYVWNVEVYPEFEDQRACLPSGSFLTCSSDNTIRFWNMDSSPDSHWQKNIFSNTLLKVVYVENDIQHLQDMSHFPDRGSENGTPLDVKAGVRVMQVSPDGQHLASGDRSGNLRIHELHFMDELVKVEAHDAEVLCLEYSKPETGLTLLASASRDRLIHVLNVEKNYNLEQTLDDHSSSITAIKFAGTRDIQMISCGADKSIYFRSAQQASDGLHFVRTHHVAEKTTLYDMDIDITQKYVAVACQDRNVRVYNTVNGKQKKCYKGSQGDEGSLLKVHVDPSGTFLATSCSDKSISVIDFYSGECIAKMFGHSEIVTSMKFTYDCRHLITVSGDSCVFIWHLGPELTNCMKQHLLEIDRREQQRQETKDGMWSSQPRQETYVSMPSETCSLSPGEQTEDELEDECEPEELLKTPSKESLDPDPQCLLTNGKLPLWAKRLLGDDDDVVDGSAFHARRSYQPHGRWAERADQEPLKTILDARDLDCYFTPMKPESLEDSLLDTVEPQSPAGLLSEPESPRDDGCGHPSFLPLQRESSEASELIIYSPEAEVTVTGTDSEDCAKEGMREPGDQQGDCYLQVPSIGLKHQSPPEDSGESEANLECSFATIHSSPPQPDPDPRFDVPMPPTPGCPGTAEELSQPEVPSISNGSLPQTPEQEKFLRHHFETLTDAPPEELFHGSLRDVQASEAEDYFNPRLSISAQFLSRLQNTSRFSHTCPPQLPLHLGKPPEVKRSDFRGSQPRAEPPRVDAGCTSPGRTSVLSVGMAEEPLEPLEAWCPLMLPTDGKPLTPTALPTPGLAQEVCTPSTRSYLQTTASSRAKMSRSISVEDRESPVLAELPRPLRRPSSMGELASLGQDLQAVSTAAPSSDSEAQEPALPSWGNHEARASLKLTLSNICDGLLLPPPLLEPPTTCVWSQEPVATQPDVMAATASFLAHSPMDGSTLRLHNSAFLPRLPAPEPLNTPAHPNKPPLPEASPGAPGSITSLLEPTPDAPSLLQGSPRRWGEPGMPAPLELSSVETIVHRLQTTFQEALDLYHLVVSSDQVSAEQRQARTELASTFHWIHCQLEANDWLLGTDVAPDQALPSPGPPSPPTLCPLASPDLHALLEHYSELLVQAVRRKARGD; this comes from the exons GTGTCACTCGAGAAGGTGCTCGGCATCACAGCTCAGAACAGCAATGGCCTAACCTGTGACCCCGGCACAGGCCACGTGGCCTACCTGGCAGG ctgtgtggtGGTGATTTTGAACCCCAAGGAGAACAAGCAGCAGCACATTTTTAATACTGCCAG GAAGTCTCTGAGTGCTCTGGCCTTCTCCCCTGATGGGAAGTACATAGTGACGGGGGAG AACGGGCACAGGCCTGCCGTGCGCATCTGGGACGTGGATGAGAAGAGTCAGGTGGCAGAGATGCTGGGCCACAAATACGGCGTGGCCTGTGTGGCCTTCTCCCCCAACATGAAGCACATCGTGTCCATGGGCTACCAGCACGATATGGTGCTCAACGTCTGGGACTGGAAG AAAGGCATTTTGGTGGCTTCCAACAAGGTCTCATGCAGAGTTATCGCCCTCTCCTTCTCCGAGGACAGCAGCTATTTTGTCACCGTTGGGAACCGGCATGTGAGGTTCTGGTTCTTGGAAGTCTCCACTGAGGCAAAG GTGACGGGCACGGTGCCCCTCGTGGGGCGCTCAGGCATCCTGGGTGAGCTGCACAACAACGTCTTCTGTGGTGTGGCTTGTGGCCGGGGCCGGATGGCAGGCAATGCCTTCTGTGTGTCCTACTCGGGCCTCCTCTGCCAGTTCAACGAGAAGAGGGTACTAGAGAAGTGGATCAACCTAAAG GTCTCCTTGTCTTCCTGCCTCTGTGTCAGCCAGGAGCTCATCTTCTGCGGCTGCACAGATGGGATAGTCCGCATCTTCCAGGCCCACAGCCTGCACTACCTCGCCAACCTGCCCAAGCCACACTACCTCGGGGTGGACGTGGCGCAGGGCCTGGAGCCCAG CTTCCTCTTCCACAGGAAGGCAGAAGCAGTCTACCCAGATACAGTGGCGCTGACCTTCGACCCCATCCACCAGTGGCTGTCCTGCGTGTATAAAGACCACAGCATCTACATCTGGGATGTCAAAGACATCAACAAAGTAGGCAAGATGTGGTCGGAGCTCTTCCACAGCTCCTACGTCTGGAATGTGGAG GTGTATCCTGAGTTTGAAGATCAGAGAGCTTGTCTGCCATCAGGATCTTTTCTGACTTGTTCCTCAGACAACACCATCCGCTTCTGGAACATGGATAGCAGCCCTGACTCTCACTGGCAGAAAAACATCTTCAGTAAT ACCCTGCTGAAGGTAGTGTATGTGGAGAACGACATccagcacctgcaggacatgtcCCACTTCCCAGACCGAGGGAGCGAGAATGGGACACCTCTGGACGTGAAGGCCGGGGTGCGAGTCATGCAGGTCAGTCCTGACGGCCAGCACTTGGCTTCAGGCGACCGAAGTGGAAATCTGAG GATCCACGAGCTGCACTTCATGGACGAGCTGGTCAAGGTGGAGGCCCACGACGCCGAGGTGCTGTGCCTGGAGTACTCCAAGCCCGAGACGG GGCTGACCTTGCTGGCCTCAGCCAGTCGGGACCGACTGATCCACGTGCTGAACGTGGAGAAGAACTACAACCTGGAGCAGACCCTGGACGACCACTCCTCCTCCATCACAGCCATCAAGTTCGCTG GCACCAGAGACATCCAGATGATCAGCTGTGGGGCTGACAAGAGCATCTACTTTCGCAGTGCCCAGCAG GCCTCGGATGGACTACACTTTGTCCGTACCCACCACGTAGCAGAGAAGACCACCTTGTATGACATGGACATTGACATCACCCAGAAGTATGTGGCTGTGGCCTGCCAAGACCGCAATGTAAG AGTCTACAACACGGTGAACGGGAAGCAGAAGAAGTGCTATAAGGGCTCCCAGGGTGACGAGGGCTCCCTGCTGAAG GTCCACGTGGACCCCTCAGGCACCTTCCTGGCCACAAGCTGCTCTGACAAAAGCATCTCCGTGATCGACTTTTACTCGGGCGAGTGCATTGCCAAGATGTTTGGCCATTCAG AAATCGTCACCAGCATGAAGTTCACCTATGACTGTCGTCACTTGATCACAGTGTCTGGAGACAG CTGCGTGTTCATCTGGCACCTGGGCCCGGAGCTCACCAACTGCATGAAGCAGCACTTGCTGGAGATCGACCGCCGGGAGCAGCAGCGGCAGGAAACGAAGGACGGGATGTGGAGCAGCCAGCCCAG GCAGGAGACATATGTATCCATGCCCAGCGAGACATGCTCCCTAAGCCCTGGAGAACAGACGGAGGATGAGCTGGAAGACGAGTGTGAACCTGAAGAGTTGCTGAAGACACCGTCCAAGGAGAGCTTGGATCCAG ATCCTCAGTGCCTGCTGACCAACGGCAAGCTGCCACTCTGGGCAAAGCGGCTG CTAGGAGATGACGATGATGTGGTGGATGGCTCAGCCTTCCATGCCAGGCGCAGCTACCAGCCGCATGGCCGCTGGGCAGAGCGGGCTGACCAGGAGCCCCTCAAGACCATCCTGGATGCCCGGGACCTGGATTGCTACTTTACCCCCATGAAGCCCGAGAGCCTGGAGGACTCCCTTCTGGATACAGTGGAGCCACAGAGCCCGGCGGGCCTGCTGAGCGAG CCCGAGAGTCCCCGGGACGATGGCTGTGGgcatccctccttcctgcccctacAGAGGGAGTCCTCTGAGGCCAGCGAGCTCATCATCTACTCCCCAGAGGCGGAGGTGACGGTCACAGGGACAGACAG CGAGGACTGTGCGAAGGAGGGGATGAGGGAGCCCGGAGACCAGCAAGGCGACTGCTACCTCCAGGTCCCCTCCATCGGCTTGAAGCATCAGAGCCCACCTGAGG ACTCAGGGGAGTCAGAGGCCAACTTGGAGTGCAGCTTCGCCACCATCCACTCCTCCCCTCCACAGCCGGACCCAGACCCTCGATTTGACGTGCCAATGCCCCCAACACCAG GATGCCCAGGTACCGCAGAAGAGTTGTCCCAGCCCGAAGTGCCAAGCATTTCCAACGGCTCCCTGCCCCAGACCCCTGAGCAGGAGAAATTCCTCCGCCACCACTTCGAGACACTTACTGACGCCCCCCCTGAGG AGCTCTTCCACGGATCCCTGAGGGACGTGCAGGCCTCTGAGGCTGAGGACTACTTCAATCCCCGGCTGAGCATCTCGGCCCAGTTCCTCTCCCGCCTCCAGAACACATCCAG GTTCAGCCACACCTGCCCTCCCCAGCTGCCCCTGCACCTTGGGAAGCCCCCAGAGGTCAAACGGTCAGACTTCAGAGGGAGCCAGCCCAGAGCAGAGCCCCCAAGAGTGGATGCTGGTTGCACCTCCCCGGGCAGGACCAGT GTTCTCTCTGTGGGGATGGCTGAGGAGCCCCTCGAGCCCCTGGAGGCCTGGTGCCCACTGA TGCTGCCCACAGACGGGAAGCCTCTGACGCCCACAGCCCTACCCACTCCAGGCCTGGCTCAGGAGGTCTGCACCCCCTCCACCCGCTCCTACCTGCAGACCACTGCCAGCTCCCGTGCCAAGATGTCACGTAGCATCTCTGTCGAGGACAGGGAGAGCCCTGTCCTGGCTGAGCTGCCAAGACCCCTCCGCAGACCCTCGTCCATGGGGGAGCTGGCCTCCCTGGGCCAGGATCTCCAGGCTGTCAGCACAGCAGCACCCAGTTCTGACAGCGAGGCCCAAgagcctgccctgccctcctggggcaaCCATGAGGCCCGAGCCAGCCTGAAACTGACCCTGTCGAACATATGTGATGGGCTcttgctgcccccacccctgctggAGCCTCCTACCACGTGCGTCTGGTCCCAGGAACCTGTAGCCACCCAGCCTGATGTCATGGCCGCAACAGCCAGCTTCCTGGCCCATAGCCCCATGGATGGGAGCACCCTGAGGCTCCACAACTCCGCCTTTCTCCCAAGGCTTCCAGCCCCTGAGCCCCTCAACACCCCTGCCCACCCCAACAAGCCCCCGCTTCCAGAGGCCAGTCCTGGGGCCCCTGGCAGCATCACCTCCCTCCTGGAGCCCACTCCTG atGCGCCCAGTCTACTGCAGGGCAGCCCCAGACGGTGGGGGGAGCCTGGGATGCCGGCTCCCCTTGAGCTGAGCAGTGTGGAGACCATTGTGCACAGACTGCAGACTACCTTCCAGGAAGCTCTGGACCTTTACCACCTG GTGGTCTCCAGTGACCAGGTGAGCGCTGAGCAGCGGCAGGCCCGGACTGAGCTGGCCTCCACCTTCCACTGGATCCACTGCCAGTTAGAGGCCAATGACTGGCTGCTTGGAACTGATGTGGCCCCAGACCAGGCCCTGCCTAGCCCAGGGCCCCCTTCCCCCCCTACATTGTGCCCCCTTGCCAGCCCCGATTTGCACGCCCTGCTGGAACACTACTCGGAGCTGCTGGTGCAGGCTGTGCGGAGGAAGGCCCGGGGGGACTGA
- the WDR62 gene encoding WD repeat-containing protein 62 isoform X17 produces MAAIGPGGFARNDAVEKLPSVMAGVSARRSQSSPPPAPPVCLRRRTRPLAAPEDTMQNRVSLEKVLGITAQNSNGLTCDPGTGHVAYLAGCVVVILNPKENKQQHIFNTARKSLSALAFSPDGKYIVTGENGHRPAVRIWDVDEKSQVAEMLGHKYGVACVAFSPNMKHIVSMGYQHDMVLNVWDWKKGILVASNKVSCRVIALSFSEDSSYFVTVGNRHVRFWFLEVSTEAKVTGTVPLVGRSGILGELHNNVFCGVACGRGRMAGNAFCVSYSGLLCQFNEKRVLEKWINLKVSLSSCLCVSQELIFCGCTDGIVRIFQAHSLHYLANLPKPHYLGVDVAQGLEPSFLFHRKAEAVYPDTVALTFDPIHQWLSCVYKDHSIYIWDVKDINKVGKMWSELFHSSYVWNVEVYPEFEDQRACLPSGSFLTCSSDNTIRFWNMDSSPDSHWQKNIFSNTLLKVVYVENDIQHLQDMSHFPDRGSENGTPLDVKAGVRVMQVSPDGQHLASGDRSGNLRIHELHFMDELVKVEAHDAEVLCLEYSKPETGLTLLASASRDRLIHVLNVEKNYNLEQTLDDHSSSITAIKFAGTRDIQMISCGADKSIYFRSAQQASDGLHFVRTHHVAEKTTLYDMDIDITQKYVAVACQDRNVRVYNTVNGKQKKCYKGSQGDEGSLLKVHVDPSGTFLATSCSDKSISVIDFYSGECIAKMFGHSEIVTSMKFTYDCRHLITVSGDSCVFIWHLGPELTNCMKQHLLEIDRREQQRQETKDGMWSSQPRQETYVSMPSETCSLSPGEQTEDELEDECEPEELLKTPSKESLDPDPQCLLTNGKLPLWAKRLLGDDDDVVDGSAFHARRSYQPHGRWAERADQEPLKTILDARDLDCYFTPMKPESLEDSLLDTVEPQSPAGLLSERESSEASELIIYSPEAEVTVTGTDSEDCAKEGMREPGDQQGDCYLQVPSIGLKHQSPPEDSGESEANLECSFATIHSSPPQPDPDPRFDVPMPPTPELFHGSLRDVQASEAEDYFNPRLSISAQFLSRLQNTSRFSHTCPPQLPLHLGKPPEVKRSDFRGSQPRAEPPRVDAGCTSPGRTSVLSVGMAEEPLEPLEAWCPLTPCLTGLPPCVPSSSVLPTDGKPLTPTALPTPGLAQEVCTPSTRSYLQTTASSRAKMSRSISVEDRESPVLAELPRPLRRPSSMGELASLGQDLQAVSTAAPSSDSEAQEPALPSWGNHEARASLKLTLSNICDGLLLPPPLLEPPTTCVWSQEPVATQPDVMAATASFLAHSPMDGSTLRLHNSAFLPRLPAPEPLNTPAHPNKPPLPEASPGAPGSITSLLEPTPDAPSLLQGSPRRWGEPGMPAPLELSSVETIVHRLQTTFQEALDLYHLVVSSDQVSAEQRQARTELASTFHWIHCQLEANDWLLGTDVAPDQALPSPGPPSPPTLCPLASPDLHALLEHYSELLVQAVRRKARGD; encoded by the exons GTGTCACTCGAGAAGGTGCTCGGCATCACAGCTCAGAACAGCAATGGCCTAACCTGTGACCCCGGCACAGGCCACGTGGCCTACCTGGCAGG ctgtgtggtGGTGATTTTGAACCCCAAGGAGAACAAGCAGCAGCACATTTTTAATACTGCCAG GAAGTCTCTGAGTGCTCTGGCCTTCTCCCCTGATGGGAAGTACATAGTGACGGGGGAG AACGGGCACAGGCCTGCCGTGCGCATCTGGGACGTGGATGAGAAGAGTCAGGTGGCAGAGATGCTGGGCCACAAATACGGCGTGGCCTGTGTGGCCTTCTCCCCCAACATGAAGCACATCGTGTCCATGGGCTACCAGCACGATATGGTGCTCAACGTCTGGGACTGGAAG AAAGGCATTTTGGTGGCTTCCAACAAGGTCTCATGCAGAGTTATCGCCCTCTCCTTCTCCGAGGACAGCAGCTATTTTGTCACCGTTGGGAACCGGCATGTGAGGTTCTGGTTCTTGGAAGTCTCCACTGAGGCAAAG GTGACGGGCACGGTGCCCCTCGTGGGGCGCTCAGGCATCCTGGGTGAGCTGCACAACAACGTCTTCTGTGGTGTGGCTTGTGGCCGGGGCCGGATGGCAGGCAATGCCTTCTGTGTGTCCTACTCGGGCCTCCTCTGCCAGTTCAACGAGAAGAGGGTACTAGAGAAGTGGATCAACCTAAAG GTCTCCTTGTCTTCCTGCCTCTGTGTCAGCCAGGAGCTCATCTTCTGCGGCTGCACAGATGGGATAGTCCGCATCTTCCAGGCCCACAGCCTGCACTACCTCGCCAACCTGCCCAAGCCACACTACCTCGGGGTGGACGTGGCGCAGGGCCTGGAGCCCAG CTTCCTCTTCCACAGGAAGGCAGAAGCAGTCTACCCAGATACAGTGGCGCTGACCTTCGACCCCATCCACCAGTGGCTGTCCTGCGTGTATAAAGACCACAGCATCTACATCTGGGATGTCAAAGACATCAACAAAGTAGGCAAGATGTGGTCGGAGCTCTTCCACAGCTCCTACGTCTGGAATGTGGAG GTGTATCCTGAGTTTGAAGATCAGAGAGCTTGTCTGCCATCAGGATCTTTTCTGACTTGTTCCTCAGACAACACCATCCGCTTCTGGAACATGGATAGCAGCCCTGACTCTCACTGGCAGAAAAACATCTTCAGTAAT ACCCTGCTGAAGGTAGTGTATGTGGAGAACGACATccagcacctgcaggacatgtcCCACTTCCCAGACCGAGGGAGCGAGAATGGGACACCTCTGGACGTGAAGGCCGGGGTGCGAGTCATGCAGGTCAGTCCTGACGGCCAGCACTTGGCTTCAGGCGACCGAAGTGGAAATCTGAG GATCCACGAGCTGCACTTCATGGACGAGCTGGTCAAGGTGGAGGCCCACGACGCCGAGGTGCTGTGCCTGGAGTACTCCAAGCCCGAGACGG GGCTGACCTTGCTGGCCTCAGCCAGTCGGGACCGACTGATCCACGTGCTGAACGTGGAGAAGAACTACAACCTGGAGCAGACCCTGGACGACCACTCCTCCTCCATCACAGCCATCAAGTTCGCTG GCACCAGAGACATCCAGATGATCAGCTGTGGGGCTGACAAGAGCATCTACTTTCGCAGTGCCCAGCAG GCCTCGGATGGACTACACTTTGTCCGTACCCACCACGTAGCAGAGAAGACCACCTTGTATGACATGGACATTGACATCACCCAGAAGTATGTGGCTGTGGCCTGCCAAGACCGCAATGTAAG AGTCTACAACACGGTGAACGGGAAGCAGAAGAAGTGCTATAAGGGCTCCCAGGGTGACGAGGGCTCCCTGCTGAAG GTCCACGTGGACCCCTCAGGCACCTTCCTGGCCACAAGCTGCTCTGACAAAAGCATCTCCGTGATCGACTTTTACTCGGGCGAGTGCATTGCCAAGATGTTTGGCCATTCAG AAATCGTCACCAGCATGAAGTTCACCTATGACTGTCGTCACTTGATCACAGTGTCTGGAGACAG CTGCGTGTTCATCTGGCACCTGGGCCCGGAGCTCACCAACTGCATGAAGCAGCACTTGCTGGAGATCGACCGCCGGGAGCAGCAGCGGCAGGAAACGAAGGACGGGATGTGGAGCAGCCAGCCCAG GCAGGAGACATATGTATCCATGCCCAGCGAGACATGCTCCCTAAGCCCTGGAGAACAGACGGAGGATGAGCTGGAAGACGAGTGTGAACCTGAAGAGTTGCTGAAGACACCGTCCAAGGAGAGCTTGGATCCAG ATCCTCAGTGCCTGCTGACCAACGGCAAGCTGCCACTCTGGGCAAAGCGGCTG CTAGGAGATGACGATGATGTGGTGGATGGCTCAGCCTTCCATGCCAGGCGCAGCTACCAGCCGCATGGCCGCTGGGCAGAGCGGGCTGACCAGGAGCCCCTCAAGACCATCCTGGATGCCCGGGACCTGGATTGCTACTTTACCCCCATGAAGCCCGAGAGCCTGGAGGACTCCCTTCTGGATACAGTGGAGCCACAGAGCCCGGCGGGCCTGCTGAGCGAG AGGGAGTCCTCTGAGGCCAGCGAGCTCATCATCTACTCCCCAGAGGCGGAGGTGACGGTCACAGGGACAGACAG CGAGGACTGTGCGAAGGAGGGGATGAGGGAGCCCGGAGACCAGCAAGGCGACTGCTACCTCCAGGTCCCCTCCATCGGCTTGAAGCATCAGAGCCCACCTGAGG ACTCAGGGGAGTCAGAGGCCAACTTGGAGTGCAGCTTCGCCACCATCCACTCCTCCCCTCCACAGCCGGACCCAGACCCTCGATTTGACGTGCCAATGCCCCCAACACCAG AGCTCTTCCACGGATCCCTGAGGGACGTGCAGGCCTCTGAGGCTGAGGACTACTTCAATCCCCGGCTGAGCATCTCGGCCCAGTTCCTCTCCCGCCTCCAGAACACATCCAG GTTCAGCCACACCTGCCCTCCCCAGCTGCCCCTGCACCTTGGGAAGCCCCCAGAGGTCAAACGGTCAGACTTCAGAGGGAGCCAGCCCAGAGCAGAGCCCCCAAGAGTGGATGCTGGTTGCACCTCCCCGGGCAGGACCAGT GTTCTCTCTGTGGGGATGGCTGAGGAGCCCCTCGAGCCCCTGGAGGCCTGGTGCCCACTGA CCCCCTGCCTCACAGGCCTGCCACCATGTGTCCCCTCCTCCTCAGTGCTGCCCACAGACGGGAAGCCTCTGACGCCCACAGCCCTACCCACTCCAGGCCTGGCTCAGGAGGTCTGCACCCCCTCCACCCGCTCCTACCTGCAGACCACTGCCAGCTCCCGTGCCAAGATGTCACGTAGCATCTCTGTCGAGGACAGGGAGAGCCCTGTCCTGGCTGAGCTGCCAAGACCCCTCCGCAGACCCTCGTCCATGGGGGAGCTGGCCTCCCTGGGCCAGGATCTCCAGGCTGTCAGCACAGCAGCACCCAGTTCTGACAGCGAGGCCCAAgagcctgccctgccctcctggggcaaCCATGAGGCCCGAGCCAGCCTGAAACTGACCCTGTCGAACATATGTGATGGGCTcttgctgcccccacccctgctggAGCCTCCTACCACGTGCGTCTGGTCCCAGGAACCTGTAGCCACCCAGCCTGATGTCATGGCCGCAACAGCCAGCTTCCTGGCCCATAGCCCCATGGATGGGAGCACCCTGAGGCTCCACAACTCCGCCTTTCTCCCAAGGCTTCCAGCCCCTGAGCCCCTCAACACCCCTGCCCACCCCAACAAGCCCCCGCTTCCAGAGGCCAGTCCTGGGGCCCCTGGCAGCATCACCTCCCTCCTGGAGCCCACTCCTG atGCGCCCAGTCTACTGCAGGGCAGCCCCAGACGGTGGGGGGAGCCTGGGATGCCGGCTCCCCTTGAGCTGAGCAGTGTGGAGACCATTGTGCACAGACTGCAGACTACCTTCCAGGAAGCTCTGGACCTTTACCACCTG GTGGTCTCCAGTGACCAGGTGAGCGCTGAGCAGCGGCAGGCCCGGACTGAGCTGGCCTCCACCTTCCACTGGATCCACTGCCAGTTAGAGGCCAATGACTGGCTGCTTGGAACTGATGTGGCCCCAGACCAGGCCCTGCCTAGCCCAGGGCCCCCTTCCCCCCCTACATTGTGCCCCCTTGCCAGCCCCGATTTGCACGCCCTGCTGGAACACTACTCGGAGCTGCTGGTGCAGGCTGTGCGGAGGAAGGCCCGGGGGGACTGA